Proteins encoded within one genomic window of Fusarium musae strain F31 chromosome 4, whole genome shotgun sequence:
- a CDS encoding hypothetical protein (EggNog:ENOG41) produces the protein MSDVSSSFVELMYEANKRGNLPGWPETHKLQSFRSEYNSWVRNHGMRLDSWTHNTAPNDPNEDRIKRSAIRLALSTLVSQVQLLMQDYRDGPEVHTAAGAQGNASSVERSLTTLSRWTS, from the exons ATGAGTGACGTCTCCTCAAGCTTCGTCGAACTCATGTACGAAGCCAACAAGCGCGGCAACCTCCCAGGCTGGCCTGAAACCCACAAGCTGCAGTCCTTTCGTTCTGAATACAACTCTTGGGTCCGAAATCACGGCATGAGACTTGACTCGTGGACTCACAATACTGCCCCAAACGATCCGAACGAAGATCGCATCAAACGATCTGCAATCAGACTAGCACTTTCCACCCTGGTCTCCCAAGTCCAGCTGC TTATGCAGGACTATCGTGATGGACCTGAGGTACACACGGCAGCTGGAGCGCAGGGTAATGCGAGCAGTGTTGAGAGGAGCTTGACCACTCTTTCGAGGTGGACGTCTTGA